From Nocardioides sp. HDW12B, the proteins below share one genomic window:
- a CDS encoding endonuclease/exonuclease/phosphatase family protein, whose protein sequence is MGKHASETSAFSRQALLGILLALVLLGMVTARATGVVGGEPEQTAAPAAPSASETPEDGTTSAAPLPEESEAAPSEEPGDRPRDRDAKGAQGSSGSDDADGTSQRTDESQKDLASAVEESLSEEVVPTAFRVMSFNVLGHSHTVGGGNKPGYASGVTRTGMALQILRSFQADVVGLQEFEPIQNYTFLRRGGGQWDTYPGMALGKKGVRNSIAWRTDVWEAVDTRTLASPYFRGNRVPMPYVQLEHRETGQRVWFINIHNPTSNAKRGQNERFRDMGTTMQVNLANRLKAATGDPVILMGDFNERAEAFCRVTGGGRMSASAGGSVGGPCRPPGDLGIDWVFGTLDISFENHVRTRGGLISRATDHPVVITDALVQPDQG, encoded by the coding sequence GTGGGTAAGCACGCGTCCGAGACCTCCGCGTTCTCGCGGCAGGCGCTGCTCGGCATCCTGCTCGCGCTCGTGCTGCTGGGCATGGTCACCGCCCGCGCGACGGGCGTCGTCGGTGGGGAGCCCGAGCAGACCGCGGCTCCCGCGGCCCCGTCGGCGTCGGAGACGCCGGAGGACGGCACGACCTCGGCGGCTCCCCTCCCCGAGGAGAGCGAGGCCGCTCCCAGCGAGGAGCCCGGCGACCGACCCCGGGACCGTGACGCGAAGGGCGCCCAGGGCTCGTCCGGGTCCGACGACGCCGACGGCACCTCGCAGCGCACGGACGAGTCGCAGAAGGACCTCGCCAGCGCGGTGGAGGAGAGCCTCTCGGAGGAGGTCGTCCCGACCGCCTTCCGCGTCATGAGCTTCAACGTCCTCGGCCACTCGCACACGGTGGGCGGCGGCAACAAGCCGGGCTACGCCTCCGGCGTGACCCGCACCGGCATGGCGCTGCAGATCCTGCGCAGCTTCCAGGCCGACGTGGTCGGGCTGCAGGAGTTCGAGCCGATCCAGAACTACACCTTCCTGCGTCGCGGCGGCGGCCAGTGGGACACCTACCCCGGCATGGCGCTGGGCAAGAAGGGCGTGCGCAACTCCATCGCCTGGCGCACCGACGTCTGGGAGGCGGTCGACACCCGGACGCTGGCCAGCCCCTACTTCCGCGGCAACCGCGTGCCCATGCCCTACGTGCAGCTCGAGCACCGCGAGACCGGCCAGCGGGTCTGGTTCATCAACATCCACAACCCGACCAGCAACGCCAAGCGCGGCCAGAACGAGCGGTTCCGCGACATGGGTACGACGATGCAGGTCAACCTGGCCAACCGGCTCAAGGCCGCCACGGGAGACCCCGTCATCCTCATGGGCGACTTCAACGAGCGCGCCGAGGCCTTCTGCCGCGTCACCGGCGGCGGCAGGATGAGCGCGTCCGCCGGCGGCAGCGTCGGTGGACCGTGCCGCCCGCCCGGCGACCTCGGCATCGACTGGGTCTTCGGCACCCTCGACATCAGCTTCGAGAACCACGTCCGCACCCGCGG
- a CDS encoding phospholipase D-like domain-containing protein — MRKFLSVLIVAVLAGSLTPGVAQAAYTPAGGGTFNVPRPWGSDTERYRIVRHVETAMKNTQGPTAAFPNPTIHISTYLLDRSQSVDQMVAACRRGVSVRVILDEDIVNRNSKRLIKILNADNVERKADGTFTRPKAGPCNSRLPGARSAEVDDVPLTDAQARASAAAPTDASATWGADGSYVKRCDGSCRGAGGNMHSKFYLFSRTGDAQNVVMVSSSNLNRGGALLGWNDLYTMNDRPESYRKYVDIHREMTEDSRAGDGKVEVQDGPFTSRFFPMRRASKANDPTLADLNKIGCRSSFGPTQVNVSMFYWKGPRGDYLADKLLNLARSGCDVSIIYGAPSVAIATRLREAAGRNLINLFDSRWDFNNDGYNEIRTHAKYVLVKGDFGGDNAHHIVMTGSQNWVSGSLSRGDETTLNIELQSAWSDYMRNWTAIRNHARRLPYNR; from the coding sequence GTGCGCAAGTTCCTGTCCGTCCTGATCGTCGCCGTGCTCGCCGGGTCCCTGACCCCTGGCGTCGCGCAGGCCGCCTACACCCCCGCCGGTGGGGGGACCTTCAACGTGCCGCGCCCGTGGGGCAGCGACACCGAGCGCTACCGCATCGTGCGCCACGTCGAGACCGCCATGAAGAACACCCAGGGTCCGACGGCGGCGTTCCCGAACCCGACGATCCACATCTCGACCTACCTGCTCGACCGCTCGCAGAGCGTCGACCAGATGGTCGCGGCCTGCCGCCGGGGCGTCTCGGTGCGGGTCATCCTTGACGAGGACATCGTCAACCGGAACTCCAAGCGCCTCATCAAGATCCTCAACGCCGACAACGTCGAGCGCAAGGCGGACGGCACCTTCACCCGGCCCAAGGCCGGCCCGTGCAACTCCCGTCTGCCGGGCGCGCGCAGCGCCGAGGTCGACGACGTGCCGCTGACCGACGCCCAGGCCCGCGCCAGCGCGGCGGCCCCCACCGACGCCTCGGCGACCTGGGGCGCCGACGGCAGCTACGTGAAGCGCTGCGACGGCTCCTGCCGCGGCGCCGGCGGCAACATGCACAGCAAGTTCTACCTGTTCTCCCGCACCGGGGACGCGCAGAACGTCGTCATGGTGAGCTCGTCGAACCTGAACCGCGGCGGCGCGCTGCTGGGCTGGAACGACCTCTACACGATGAACGACCGCCCCGAGAGCTACCGCAAGTACGTCGACATCCACCGCGAGATGACCGAGGACAGCCGGGCCGGCGACGGCAAGGTCGAGGTCCAGGACGGCCCGTTCACGAGCCGCTTCTTCCCGATGCGCCGGGCCAGCAAGGCCAACGACCCGACCCTGGCGGACCTCAACAAGATCGGCTGCCGCAGCTCCTTCGGCCCGACGCAGGTCAACGTGTCGATGTTCTACTGGAAGGGCCCGCGCGGCGACTACCTCGCCGACAAGCTGCTCAACCTCGCGCGCAGCGGCTGCGACGTCAGCATCATCTACGGTGCCCCGTCCGTCGCCATCGCCACGCGTCTGCGGGAGGCGGCTGGCCGCAACCTGATCAACCTCTTCGACAGCCGCTGGGACTTCAACAACGACGGCTACAACGAGATCCGCACCCACGCGAAGTACGTGCTGGTCAAGGGCGACTTCGGTGGCGACAACGCCCACCACATCGTCATGACCGGGTCGCAGAACTGGGTGTCCGGATCGCTGTCGCGCGGTGACGAGACCACGCTCAACATCGAGCTGCAGTCGGCGTGGTCGGACTACATGCGCAACTGGACCGCGATCCGCAACCACGCGCGTCGCCTGCCCTACAACCGCTGA
- a CDS encoding endonuclease/exonuclease/phosphatase family protein — protein sequence MRSDNPRRWVLPVVLTVATVAAAALVLPPLASTGGADDDRPEAVLAAAPHSEMPLRVATFNTAATLGSRAAAEDVVGVVRKGRPHVLALQEMGNPDRRTFVRRALVDCKGCPYRAYVPGSAVPASTPILWRARRLALVRGFSRQVTEATRVGARGAGPAVIRAKFVNGVHLRDRLTGRHVYVLNNHTVPTVQTGDGSPNTRLPARLGIYRKHMQGLQEIVAGLRKTGAAVLVVGDLNVNYRSDRVAKPRLFPYTRLGEVGMRASFEATGLPRRGTHVLRRSGNSVRLIDYVYVMRQRGSVPLDNRIMGGFRSDHRPLVVTLLMKARD from the coding sequence ATGAGGTCCGACAACCCCCGCCGCTGGGTGCTGCCCGTGGTCCTGACGGTCGCGACGGTGGCCGCCGCTGCCCTCGTCCTGCCGCCGCTGGCCTCGACCGGGGGCGCGGACGACGACCGGCCGGAGGCCGTGCTCGCCGCAGCGCCCCACTCCGAGATGCCGTTGCGGGTGGCCACGTTCAACACGGCCGCGACCCTCGGCAGCCGCGCCGCCGCCGAGGACGTCGTCGGCGTGGTCCGCAAGGGCCGCCCCCACGTGCTCGCGCTGCAGGAGATGGGCAACCCCGACCGCCGCACGTTCGTGCGCCGTGCGCTGGTCGACTGCAAGGGCTGTCCCTACCGGGCCTACGTGCCCGGCAGCGCCGTGCCCGCCAGCACCCCGATCCTGTGGCGCGCGCGGCGCCTGGCCCTGGTGCGCGGGTTCAGCCGTCAGGTCACCGAGGCCACCCGGGTCGGGGCACGGGGCGCGGGGCCCGCGGTGATCAGGGCCAAGTTCGTCAACGGGGTGCACCTGCGCGACCGGCTGACCGGGCGGCACGTCTACGTGCTCAACAACCACACCGTGCCCACCGTCCAGACCGGCGACGGCAGCCCGAACACGCGTCTGCCCGCGCGGCTGGGCATCTACCGCAAGCACATGCAGGGCCTGCAGGAGATCGTGGCGGGGCTCCGGAAGACGGGCGCCGCCGTCCTGGTCGTCGGCGACCTCAACGTCAACTACCGCTCCGACCGGGTGGCGAAGCCGCGGCTCTTCCCCTACACGCGCCTGGGCGAGGTCGGGATGCGGGCGAGCTTCGAGGCGACCGGGCTGCCGCGGCGGGGGACGCACGTGCTGCGGCGCAGCGGCAACTCCGTGCGGCTGATCGACTACGTCTACGTCATGCGTCAGCGGGGCTCGGTGCCGCTGGACAACCGCATCATGGGCGGCTTCCGCTCCGACCACCGACCCCTCGTGGTGA